A genomic window from Parasteatoda tepidariorum isolate YZ-2023 chromosome 10, CAS_Ptep_4.0, whole genome shotgun sequence includes:
- the LOC107445293 gene encoding U20-hexatoxin-Hi1a isoform X2 has protein sequence MLKIVGILALCLFATAFAADDEKEPSACELDRARRLNATLTESILHLIPECEENGDYAALQCFTANDWCVCYRRNGDNINTPSKNIKACDCVRQKDDAITAGDTYIPKCDKNGYFQSKQCSNDECWCVDKNGKVLTDPKTGGVDC, from the exons ATGTTGAAGATTGTAGGAATTCTCGCT ctttgcCTTTTCGCCACTGCTTTTGCAGCTGATGATGAAAAAG AGCCTTCAGCCTGCGAGTTGGATCGTGCCCGTCGTCTGAATGCTACCCTCACCGAGAGTATCTTGCACTTGATCCCAGAATGTGAAGAAAATGGTGACTACGCCGCTCTCCAGTGCTTCACTGCCAACGACTGGTGTGTCTGCTACAGAAGAAATGGTGACAACATCAACACCCCATCCAAGAACATCAAGGCCTGCGATTGCGTCAGACAGAAGGATGATGCCATCACAGCCG GAGACACTTACATCCCCAAGTGTGACAAGAACGGATATTTCCAGAGCAAACAGTGCTCCAACGATGAATGCTGGTGCGTTGACAAGAACGGAAAGGTTCTCACCGATCCTAAGACTGGAGGCGTTGACTGCTAA